A region of Catenibacterium mitsuokai DNA encodes the following proteins:
- the xseA gene encoding exodeoxyribonuclease VII large subunit, whose amino-acid sequence MERQYVSVHALNRYIKAKLDNDMQLQTVYIRGEISNYRPHPSGHMYFTLKDDQTESSISAIMFASQARYLKFRLKDGMKVFITAQVSVFERAGRYQLYVRSMQEDGLGNLYLRFNELKQALEREGLFNAIHKKEIPSMPERLAILSAKQGAALQDVLRTLHQRYPLVARDIYPVPVQGRDAYQVIVDTLKKVDEMGYSTILLVRGGGSIEDLWNFNEEALARCIYDLKTPIITGVGHETDYTLVDYVSDLRAPTPTAAAVAAVPSQKDLLNHLENKIVRLSSVMRKTIYLERQKLEKYQHSYVFTDPSRIFETKFMKLDNIQLKLNNFKIRIKQQSRYEMHKKLIQLNTLIKQKQLIERKSISNNQELLESQFINYLKNKKTSFIYSVEKLDLLSPLKTMQRGYIISKKDDHIIKSVKELSHNETVTLVYVDGEKEAIVK is encoded by the coding sequence ATGGAACGACAATACGTAAGCGTACATGCTTTAAATCGCTATATTAAAGCAAAACTAGATAATGACATGCAGCTTCAGACTGTATATATTCGTGGCGAGATATCTAATTATCGTCCACATCCTTCAGGTCATATGTACTTTACTCTAAAGGATGATCAAACGGAATCATCAATTAGTGCAATTATGTTTGCGTCACAGGCACGTTATTTAAAGTTTAGATTAAAAGATGGAATGAAGGTATTTATTACAGCGCAAGTTTCTGTATTTGAAAGAGCAGGAAGATATCAGCTTTATGTCAGAAGTATGCAGGAAGATGGCTTAGGTAATCTCTATCTTCGTTTTAATGAGTTAAAGCAGGCCTTGGAAAGAGAAGGCCTCTTTAATGCTATACATAAGAAAGAAATTCCATCTATGCCTGAACGTCTGGCTATTCTTTCAGCTAAACAAGGAGCTGCTTTGCAGGATGTGTTACGTACACTTCATCAGCGTTATCCTTTAGTGGCAAGAGATATTTATCCAGTTCCTGTTCAAGGAAGAGATGCTTATCAGGTGATTGTTGATACATTAAAAAAAGTGGATGAGATGGGCTACTCTACAATTCTTCTTGTAAGAGGTGGCGGTTCTATTGAAGATTTATGGAACTTTAATGAAGAGGCTTTGGCACGTTGCATTTATGATTTGAAGACACCTATTATTACTGGTGTAGGACATGAAACAGATTATACGCTGGTAGATTATGTCAGTGATTTACGTGCACCTACTCCTACAGCCGCGGCAGTAGCTGCAGTTCCTTCACAAAAAGATCTGTTGAATCATCTTGAGAATAAAATAGTTAGATTATCAAGTGTGATGAGAAAAACTATTTATCTAGAAAGACAGAAATTAGAAAAGTATCAGCATTCTTATGTTTTTACTGATCCTTCTAGAATATTCGAAACGAAGTTCATGAAATTAGATAATATTCAATTAAAACTAAACAACTTTAAAATCAGAATTAAACAGCAATCTCGTTACGAAATGCACAAAAAACTAATTCAACTCAATACGTTGATAAAACAGAAACAATTGATTGAGAGAAAAAGTATTAGTAATAACCAAGAGTTACTGGAATCTCAGTTTATAAATTATTTAAAAAATAAAAAGACTTCTTTTATTTATTCAGTTGAAAAACTTGATTTACTTAGTCCTCTAAAAACAATGCAGAGAGGTTATATTATCTCTAAAAAAGATGATCATATCATTAAAAGTGTAAAAGAATTATCACATAATGAAACAGTCACACTTGTTTATGTGGATGGTGAAAAAGAAGCAATAGTGAAGTAG
- the xseB gene encoding exodeoxyribonuclease VII small subunit, with amino-acid sequence MAEKTYEEAMTRLDEIIDLLENNEASLDESLDLYKEGVSLAAFCDQKLKDVDQEVTKIFEENQLKDYLGDDDE; translated from the coding sequence ATGGCAGAAAAGACATATGAAGAAGCAATGACACGTCTTGATGAGATCATTGATTTATTAGAAAACAATGAAGCATCTTTAGATGAAAGCCTTGACCTTTACAAGGAAGGTGTGTCACTTGCTGCTTTTTGTGATCAGAAGTTAAAAGATGTTGATCAGGAAGTAACTAAAATATTTGAGGAAAATCAATTAAAAGATTATCTAGGTGATGATGATGAATAA
- the nusB gene encoding transcription antitermination factor NusB, with the protein MEKTIRQIAREKAVIAVYQWLTVDASKEELKEYVHADEALIEGRSAEQFCYWLIDTVMENKGSYEALLNTKLKKGWSFERLNKMEQAILLVATCELLESELDKSIVINEAVINAKQYCDEDSYKFINGVLTAIE; encoded by the coding sequence ATGGAAAAAACAATTAGACAAATCGCTAGAGAAAAAGCAGTAATTGCAGTATACCAATGGTTAACAGTTGATGCATCTAAAGAAGAACTTAAAGAATATGTTCATGCTGATGAAGCATTAATTGAAGGTAGATCAGCAGAACAGTTCTGTTACTGGTTGATTGATACAGTTATGGAAAACAAAGGTTCTTATGAAGCTTTATTAAATACTAAATTAAAAAAAGGATGGTCTTTTGAACGTTTAAATAAGATGGAACAGGCTATTCTTCTTGTGGCAACATGTGAGTTACTAGAATCAGAATTAGACAAGAGCATTGTTATTAATGAAGCTGTTATCAATGCAAAACAGTATTGTGATGAAGATTCTTATAAATTCATTAATGGTGTTTTAACTGCAATTGAATAA
- the efp gene encoding elongation factor P — MINATELRPGVTFEYDGNLYVCLDYSHNKTARAAANIRVKMKNMRTGTTTEMTFGSNAKVKKAQVEKSKMQYLYDNGGMLVFMDNETYDQVEIPADRLEWEINFMKPSDNVEVTSYEGEILGVALPVNVPFKVIETEAAVKGDTATGATKFATIETGYQIKVPLFIEEGEVVVVNTVEGKYTGRA, encoded by the coding sequence ATGATTAATGCAACTGAATTAAGACCAGGAGTAACATTTGAATATGATGGTAATCTATATGTTTGTTTAGATTATAGCCACAACAAGACAGCACGTGCTGCAGCTAACATTCGTGTTAAAATGAAGAACATGAGAACAGGAACTACTACTGAAATGACATTTGGTAGTAATGCAAAGGTAAAGAAGGCTCAGGTAGAAAAGAGCAAGATGCAGTATTTATATGACAATGGTGGTATGTTAGTATTTATGGATAATGAAACATATGACCAGGTTGAAATTCCTGCAGATCGTTTGGAATGGGAAATCAATTTCATGAAACCTTCTGATAATGTAGAAGTAACAAGCTATGAAGGTGAAATCCTTGGTGTTGCTTTACCAGTCAATGTACCATTTAAGGTTATTGAAACTGAAGCAGCAGTTAAAGGTGATACTGCAACAGGTGCAACTAAGTTTGCTACTATTGAAACAGGTTATCAGATTAAAGTGCCTCTATTTATTGAAGAAGGCGAAGTTGTTGTTGTTAATACAGTTGAAGGAAAATATACAGGAAGAGCATAA
- a CDS encoding polyprenyl synthetase family protein, whose protein sequence is MNNIIEEVNARLKEILSSYRPGLVKEAMTYSVMAGGKRLRPLLFIQTLRAYSVDYHKYLDIACAIEMIHTYSLIHDDLPGMDNDDLRRGKPTCHKQFDEATAILAGDALLNESMNVIIRMDLDDALKVEVLRYLYNASGLGGMIYGQQQDMYFETHTATLDELQAIHHDKTGALISVPMKIAGLIAKKEDADKLENIGFKLGLAFQIQDDILDVTSTTETLGKKVGSDIANHKSTYVSLIGLETSQKRVEELFEECLADVYGLQLNHGLMIELFQIIMKRVN, encoded by the coding sequence ATGAATAATATTATTGAAGAAGTAAATGCGAGATTAAAAGAAATCTTATCTTCATATCGTCCAGGATTAGTAAAGGAAGCCATGACATATTCTGTGATGGCAGGTGGTAAAAGATTAAGACCTCTTTTATTTATTCAGACATTACGTGCATATAGTGTCGATTATCATAAATATCTTGATATTGCATGTGCTATTGAAATGATTCATACATATTCTTTGATTCATGATGATCTTCCTGGAATGGACAACGATGATTTAAGACGTGGGAAACCAACATGTCACAAACAATTTGATGAAGCAACTGCGATTTTAGCAGGTGATGCCTTATTAAATGAATCAATGAATGTGATTATAAGAATGGATCTTGATGATGCACTTAAAGTGGAAGTACTACGTTATTTATATAATGCTTCTGGACTAGGTGGTATGATTTACGGTCAGCAGCAGGATATGTATTTTGAAACACATACAGCAACACTTGATGAATTACAGGCTATCCATCACGATAAGACAGGTGCACTTATTTCAGTCCCTATGAAGATTGCAGGATTAATTGCAAAAAAAGAAGATGCTGATAAGTTAGAAAACATCGGCTTTAAACTAGGTCTTGCATTTCAGATTCAGGATGATATTTTAGATGTAACAAGTACAACTGAAACATTAGGTAAGAAAGTAGGCAGTGATATTGCAAATCATAAGTCTACATATGTATCATTGATTGGTTTAGAAACATCTCAAAAACGTGTAGAAGAATTATTTGAAGAATGTTTGGCTGATGTTTATGGTTTACAACTTAATCATGGATTGATGATTGAATTATTCCAGATTATTATGAAAAGAGTGAATTAA
- a CDS encoding Asp23/Gls24 family envelope stress response protein: MARNEYYTYKGSPINGDIMMSVQVFDIITKQVAAEDKDIKLDTSKGFSVTGTKNLVNCTIKDNEVYITVHVRIKYGTNITAKTKELQKKIASGIKEMAAVTVKSVDVVVEAIDF; the protein is encoded by the coding sequence ATGGCACGTAATGAATATTATACATATAAGGGAAGCCCAATTAATGGCGATATTATGATGAGTGTTCAGGTTTTTGATATTATTACTAAGCAGGTTGCTGCTGAAGATAAGGATATTAAGCTTGATACTTCAAAAGGTTTTTCTGTTACAGGTACAAAGAATCTTGTGAACTGCACTATTAAAGATAATGAAGTTTATATCACAGTTCATGTTCGTATTAAATATGGTACAAACATTACAGCCAAGACAAAAGAATTACAGAAGAAGATTGCTTCTGGAATTAAAGAAATGGCTGCTGTAACAGTTAAGAGTGTTGATGTTGTAGTAGAAGCTATTGATTTCTAA